A single genomic interval of Streptomyces showdoensis harbors:
- a CDS encoding RCC1 domain-containing protein, which produces MTPPLRLTLLAALSLAALPLTALPASASAAGTDPWVRGWGENAQGQLGNGSVLAQQTPAAVTGITRDDVRKVSGGGGGAAAASNQFAVALLKDGTVKSWGGNATGQLGNGTTVNQSFPATVTGLSGVSALSAGLNHVLAVKGGRVLAWGSNASKQLGTGQDTTNPYKAPIPVQSLDKVRDVGAGCDFSVALRQDGTVWTWGKGDNGRLGTGNNTTRETPQKVPGLDDIEAIAVGCDHVLALTADNTLKAWGKNAEGELGNDSTVDSSTPVDVAYLDAVASVFATAWSSFAVLDDGNVAGWGKNTERQLGDGTAANRTTPVVLDQLKGVQEIAGGADFSLAALDDGSVIGWGANAAAQLGDGTTTGTTGTATVSALPPGSGITHVASTMTGKSGFAY; this is translated from the coding sequence ATGACCCCACCGCTGCGTCTCACCCTCCTCGCCGCCCTGTCCCTGGCGGCCCTCCCCCTGACCGCCCTCCCCGCCTCCGCGTCCGCCGCCGGCACCGACCCCTGGGTCCGCGGCTGGGGCGAGAACGCCCAGGGGCAGCTCGGCAACGGCTCCGTGCTCGCCCAGCAGACCCCGGCCGCCGTCACCGGCATCACCCGCGACGACGTCCGCAAGGTCTCCGGCGGCGGGGGCGGCGCCGCCGCGGCCTCCAACCAGTTCGCCGTCGCCCTGCTGAAGGACGGCACCGTGAAGTCCTGGGGCGGAAACGCGACCGGCCAGCTCGGCAACGGCACCACCGTCAACCAGAGCTTCCCGGCGACCGTCACCGGCCTGTCCGGCGTCAGCGCGCTCTCGGCGGGCCTCAACCACGTGCTCGCCGTCAAGGGCGGCCGGGTCCTCGCCTGGGGCAGCAACGCCTCCAAGCAGCTCGGCACCGGCCAGGACACCACCAACCCGTACAAGGCGCCGATCCCCGTGCAGAGCCTGGACAAGGTCAGGGACGTCGGGGCCGGCTGCGACTTCAGCGTGGCACTGCGCCAGGACGGCACCGTCTGGACCTGGGGCAAGGGCGACAACGGACGTCTGGGCACGGGCAACAACACCACCCGCGAGACCCCGCAGAAGGTGCCGGGGCTCGACGACATCGAGGCGATCGCCGTGGGCTGCGACCACGTCCTGGCGCTGACGGCCGACAACACGCTCAAGGCCTGGGGCAAGAACGCGGAGGGCGAGCTCGGCAACGACTCCACCGTCGACAGCAGCACGCCCGTGGACGTCGCCTACCTGGACGCCGTCGCCTCCGTCTTCGCCACCGCCTGGTCCAGCTTCGCCGTCCTCGACGACGGCAACGTGGCCGGCTGGGGCAAGAACACCGAACGCCAGCTCGGCGACGGCACCGCCGCCAACCGCACCACCCCGGTCGTCCTGGACCAGCTCAAGGGCGTGCAGGAGATCGCCGGCGGGGCCGACTTCTCGCTGGCCGCGCTCGACGACGGCTCGGTGATCGGCTGGGGCGCCAACGCGGCCGCCCAGCTCGGCGACGGCACCACCACCGGGACCACCGGCACGGCGACGGTCAGCGCGCTGCCGCCGGGCAGCGGCATCACCCACGTCGCCTCGACGATGACCGGCAAGTCCGGCTTCGCCTACTGA
- a CDS encoding TAXI family TRAP transporter solute-binding subunit, which produces MLPALTRTARRRVLQVSAALLVLVGALVWWLVPIGAKAPSGHVTFSTGVPTGVYQQYGELLKQALARDLPDVSITLRNSEGSQQNLARLASGEADFTVATADAVAQYKRDRKPGFERLRGCARLYDDYVQLVVPKGSSVQSVADLRGLRVGVGQPGSGVRLIADRVLAAAGLTPDVDVRPVSAGINTVPGLLERRRLDAFFWSGGLPTTAVQKLSERFPIRLVPLDATLVDSLHDVGESTRHYRSARIPADAYGLAQDGNPVDTLAVANILVTTDAADPDLVEGFTRTVIGSRDRIGGQVHPAQLVDLRTAIYTEPLTLHEGARRYYRSVKP; this is translated from the coding sequence ATGCTCCCCGCGCTCACCCGTACCGCCCGCCGCCGTGTCCTCCAGGTCTCGGCGGCGCTCCTGGTGCTGGTGGGCGCCCTGGTGTGGTGGCTGGTTCCCATCGGCGCCAAGGCGCCGAGCGGGCACGTCACCTTCAGTACGGGCGTGCCGACGGGCGTCTACCAGCAGTACGGGGAGCTGCTCAAGCAGGCCCTCGCCCGCGATCTGCCGGACGTCTCGATAACGCTGCGCAACAGCGAGGGCTCGCAGCAGAATCTGGCCCGGCTGGCCTCCGGTGAGGCGGACTTCACCGTGGCGACGGCGGACGCCGTGGCCCAGTACAAGCGGGACCGCAAGCCCGGTTTCGAGCGGCTGCGCGGCTGCGCCCGGCTCTACGACGACTACGTCCAGCTGGTCGTGCCGAAGGGCTCGTCCGTGCAGTCGGTGGCCGACCTGCGCGGGCTGCGGGTCGGGGTCGGTCAGCCCGGCTCGGGCGTGCGGCTGATCGCGGACCGGGTGCTGGCGGCGGCCGGACTGACCCCGGACGTCGACGTCCGTCCGGTCTCGGCGGGCATCAACACCGTGCCGGGCCTCCTGGAGCGGCGGCGGCTCGACGCGTTCTTCTGGTCGGGCGGGCTGCCCACCACGGCCGTGCAGAAGCTGTCCGAGCGCTTCCCGATCCGGCTGGTGCCGCTCGACGCGACCCTGGTGGACAGCCTGCACGACGTGGGCGAGTCCACCCGTCACTACCGGTCGGCCAGGATCCCCGCCGACGCGTACGGCCTGGCCCAGGACGGCAACCCGGTGGACACCCTGGCGGTGGCGAACATCCTGGTCACCACGGACGCCGCCGACCCGGATCTGGTGGAGGGCTTCACCCGGACCGTGATCGGGAGCCGGGACCGGATCGGCGGCCAGGTCCATCCGGCGCAGCTGGTGGACCTGCGGACCGCGATCTACACCGAGCCGCTCACCCTGCACGAGGGCGCCCGGCGGTACTACCGCTCCGTGAAGCCCTGA
- a CDS encoding sensor histidine kinase — protein MRTRLLPLLIVLMAGVLLALGFPLAASLAASEQQRVVVDRLDDAARFAALAQFVGETVIGPDERRTTLSGELASYHDVYGIRAGIFYRNNRAMAAAPEDWVVPYEGEGRRAFNEALLGRRSHDPPQVWPWQGDARLTIASPVVRDGDVVAVVVTDSPTGMLRTRILHGWLLIFAGEAAAMLLAVGAAFRLTGWVLRPVRVLDAATHDIATGRMKSRVAASGGPPELRRLARSFNEMADNVEDVLEQQRAFVADASHQLRNPLAALLLRIELLALELPEGNEEIASVRTEGKRLAQVLDDLLDLALAEHADADLRLTDIGALTAERVASWRPVADEKGVAILADTGAVTAWADPVALSSALDAVIDNALKFTPPGEDVGVRVALSPGGRTVAVEIADHGPGLTDEELERVGDRFWRSTLHQNVKGSGLGLSIARVLLTAGGGAVAFARNEPHGLKVTVTVPRDEPRRQAGRSQAAPGPGGQGFTER, from the coding sequence GTGCGCACCCGACTCCTCCCGCTCCTCATCGTCCTGATGGCCGGCGTCCTGCTGGCCCTCGGCTTCCCGCTCGCCGCCAGCCTCGCCGCCTCCGAACAGCAGCGGGTGGTCGTCGACCGGCTGGACGACGCGGCCCGGTTCGCCGCGCTCGCGCAGTTCGTCGGCGAGACGGTGATCGGCCCCGACGAACGTCGCACCACCCTCAGCGGCGAACTCGCCAGCTACCACGACGTCTACGGCATCCGTGCCGGCATCTTCTACCGCAACAACCGTGCGATGGCCGCCGCCCCCGAGGACTGGGTCGTCCCCTACGAGGGGGAGGGCAGGCGCGCGTTCAACGAGGCGCTCCTCGGCCGGCGCAGCCACGACCCGCCACAGGTCTGGCCCTGGCAGGGCGACGCCCGGCTCACCATCGCCTCCCCGGTCGTACGGGACGGCGACGTCGTCGCCGTCGTCGTCACCGACTCGCCCACCGGGATGCTGCGCACCCGCATCCTGCACGGCTGGCTGCTGATCTTCGCCGGCGAGGCGGCCGCCATGCTGCTCGCCGTCGGCGCGGCCTTCCGGCTCACCGGCTGGGTCCTGCGACCGGTCCGGGTCCTCGACGCCGCCACCCACGACATCGCCACCGGCCGGATGAAGTCCCGTGTCGCCGCCTCCGGCGGACCACCCGAACTACGGCGCCTGGCGCGCTCGTTCAACGAGATGGCCGACAACGTCGAGGACGTCCTCGAACAGCAGCGGGCCTTCGTCGCCGACGCCTCCCACCAGTTGCGCAACCCGCTCGCCGCACTGCTGCTGCGCATCGAGCTGCTCGCCCTCGAACTGCCCGAGGGCAACGAGGAGATCGCCTCCGTGCGCACCGAGGGCAAGCGGCTCGCGCAGGTCCTCGACGACCTGCTCGACCTCGCGCTCGCCGAGCACGCCGACGCCGACCTGCGGCTCACCGACATCGGGGCGCTCACCGCCGAGCGGGTCGCCTCTTGGCGGCCGGTCGCCGATGAGAAGGGCGTGGCGATCCTCGCCGACACCGGCGCCGTCACCGCCTGGGCGGACCCGGTGGCGCTGTCCAGCGCGCTCGACGCGGTGATCGACAACGCGCTGAAGTTCACCCCGCCCGGCGAGGACGTCGGCGTGCGGGTCGCGCTGAGCCCGGGCGGCCGGACCGTCGCGGTCGAGATCGCCGACCACGGCCCCGGCCTCACGGACGAGGAGCTGGAGCGGGTCGGGGACCGCTTCTGGCGCTCGACCCTGCACCAGAACGTCAAGGGCTCCGGCCTCGGCCTCTCCATCGCCCGGGTCCTCCTCACGGCCGGCGGCGGCGCCGTCGCCTTCGCCCGCAACGAGCCCCACGGACTCAAGGTGACCGTCACCGTCCCCCGCGACGAGCCGCGCCGGCAGGCCGGCCGCAGCCAGGCCGCACCGGGGCCCGGCGGTCAGGGCTTCACGGAGCGGTAG
- a CDS encoding response regulator transcription factor, producing MRLLLVEDDDHVAAALSAILARHGFHVTHARNGEEALQAVLPAAHGERPSYGVILLDLGLPDQDGYQVCGRIRKLTTTPVIMVTARADVRSRIHGLNLGADDYVVKPYDTGELLARIHAVSRRTAGGEDGAGAAEDSTLRLGQVTIELPTRRVSVDGDAVPLTRKEFDLLALLAQRPGVVFRREQIISEVWRTSWEGTGRTLEVHVASLRSKLRMPALIETVRGVGYRLVAPTA from the coding sequence ATGAGACTGCTGCTCGTCGAGGACGACGACCACGTCGCCGCCGCGCTCTCCGCGATCCTCGCCCGGCACGGCTTCCACGTCACCCACGCCCGCAACGGCGAGGAGGCGCTCCAGGCCGTGCTGCCCGCCGCGCACGGCGAGCGCCCCTCGTACGGGGTGATCCTGCTCGACCTCGGCCTGCCCGACCAGGACGGCTACCAGGTCTGCGGCCGGATCCGGAAGCTCACCACCACCCCCGTGATCATGGTGACCGCGCGCGCCGACGTCCGCTCCCGGATACACGGCCTCAACCTCGGCGCCGACGACTACGTGGTCAAGCCCTACGACACCGGCGAACTCCTCGCCCGCATCCACGCGGTCAGCCGGCGCACCGCCGGCGGCGAGGACGGCGCCGGTGCGGCCGAGGACAGCACCCTGCGCCTCGGGCAGGTCACCATCGAGCTGCCCACCCGCCGGGTCAGCGTCGACGGCGACGCCGTCCCGCTCACCCGCAAGGAGTTCGACCTGCTCGCCCTGCTCGCCCAGCGGCCCGGAGTGGTCTTCCGCCGCGAGCAGATCATCAGCGAGGTCTGGCGCACCAGCTGGGAGGGAACCGGCCGCACCCTGGAGGTGCACGTCGCCTCCCTGCGCTCCAAGCTGCGCATGCCCGCCCTGATCGAGACCGTGCGGGGCGTCGGCTACCGCCTCGTCGCGCCCACCGCGTAA
- a CDS encoding amino acid ABC transporter ATP-binding protein encodes MSGVSVTKGSQNAVPAADDLVVLSDVNKHFGALHVLQDIDLTIARGEVVVVIGPSGSGKSTLCRTINRLETIDSGSITIDGKPLPQEGRELARLRADVGMVFQSFNLFAHKTVLENVMLGQIKVRKTDKKAAETKARALLDRVGVGTQADKYPAQLSGGQQQRVAIARALAMDPKVILFDEPTSALDPEMINEVLEVMQQLARDGMTMVVVTHEMGFARSAANRVVFMADGKIVEQATPDAFFSNPRSDRAKDFLSKILHH; translated from the coding sequence ATGAGCGGAGTGTCAGTGACCAAGGGTTCCCAGAACGCCGTACCGGCCGCGGACGACCTGGTCGTGCTGTCCGACGTGAACAAGCACTTCGGCGCGCTGCACGTGCTGCAGGACATCGACCTGACCATCGCCCGCGGCGAGGTCGTGGTGGTCATCGGGCCCTCCGGGTCCGGCAAGTCCACGCTGTGCCGCACCATCAACCGCCTGGAGACGATCGACTCCGGCAGCATCACCATCGACGGCAAGCCGCTGCCCCAGGAGGGCAGGGAGCTGGCGCGGCTGCGCGCCGACGTCGGCATGGTCTTCCAGTCCTTCAACCTCTTCGCGCACAAGACGGTGCTCGAGAACGTGATGCTGGGTCAGATCAAGGTCCGCAAGACGGACAAGAAGGCGGCCGAGACCAAGGCCCGCGCCCTGCTGGACCGGGTCGGCGTCGGCACCCAGGCCGACAAGTACCCGGCGCAGCTCTCCGGCGGCCAGCAGCAGCGGGTGGCCATCGCCCGCGCGCTCGCCATGGACCCGAAGGTCATCCTGTTCGACGAGCCGACCTCGGCCCTCGACCCGGAGATGATCAACGAGGTCCTGGAGGTCATGCAGCAGCTGGCCCGGGACGGCATGACGATGGTGGTCGTCACCCACGAGATGGGATTCGCCCGCTCGGCCGCCAACCGCGTGGTCTTCATGGCCGACGGAAAGATCGTCGAACAGGCCACCCCCGACGCGTTCTTCAGCAACCCGCGCAGCGACCGGGCCAAGGACTTCCTGTCGAAGATCCTCCACCACTGA
- a CDS encoding glutamate ABC transporter substrate-binding protein — MKLRKTAAVAVAVLALTATACGGKEGSAGDKPATKPGDAAAPKLPTYAVASGVDLNSPTFKKAKERGKLIIGSKADQPYLGFEDQATKERSGFDIEIAKMIAAELGFSPDKIEWKTVNSKLRETAISTGQVDYYVGTYTINDKRKAQVGFAGPYYKAGADLLVRKDETAITGPESLKGKKVCSITGSTPLQEIKKPQYGAETVELGKYSDCVQQLLTKQVDAVTTDDSILKGYAAANKGKLKVIGKPFTEEPYGIGMPKDDKILRDKVNDVLEKFEKDGTYKKIYEATLGLSGSAYTEPPAVVRY, encoded by the coding sequence ATGAAGCTCCGCAAGACCGCGGCCGTGGCCGTTGCCGTACTCGCGCTGACCGCGACCGCCTGTGGCGGCAAGGAGGGCTCGGCCGGCGACAAGCCCGCCACCAAGCCCGGTGACGCCGCCGCCCCCAAGCTCCCCACGTACGCCGTCGCGAGCGGGGTGGACCTGAACTCCCCGACCTTCAAGAAGGCCAAGGAGCGCGGCAAGCTGATCATCGGCTCCAAGGCGGACCAGCCGTACCTCGGCTTCGAGGACCAGGCCACCAAGGAGCGCTCCGGCTTCGACATCGAGATCGCGAAGATGATCGCGGCCGAGCTCGGCTTCTCCCCCGACAAGATCGAGTGGAAGACCGTCAACTCCAAGCTCCGCGAGACCGCCATCTCCACGGGCCAGGTCGACTACTACGTCGGCACCTACACGATCAACGACAAGCGCAAGGCGCAGGTCGGCTTCGCGGGCCCGTACTACAAGGCCGGCGCCGACCTCCTGGTCCGCAAGGACGAGACCGCGATCACCGGCCCGGAGAGCCTGAAGGGCAAGAAGGTCTGCTCGATCACGGGCTCGACCCCGCTCCAGGAGATCAAGAAGCCGCAGTACGGCGCGGAGACCGTCGAGCTCGGCAAGTACTCCGACTGCGTCCAGCAGCTGCTCACCAAGCAGGTCGACGCCGTCACCACCGACGACTCGATCCTCAAGGGCTACGCCGCCGCCAACAAGGGCAAGCTCAAGGTCATCGGCAAGCCGTTCACCGAGGAGCCCTACGGCATCGGCATGCCGAAGGACGACAAGATCCTGCGCGACAAGGTGAACGACGTCCTGGAGAAGTTCGAGAAGGACGGCACCTACAAGAAGATCTACGAGGCCACCCTCGGCCTCTCCGGCTCCGCCTACACCGAGCCGCCGGCGGTCGTGCGCTACTGA
- a CDS encoding amino acid ABC transporter permease, translating to MNVLLDHFPEFRDGFIGTVSITAVSSVIALVLGIVIAGFRVSPVPPLRFFGTAWVTLLRNTPLTLLFLVFFFVVPEILFPGMSPFVLASLALGFYTSSFVCEAVRSGISTVPLGQAEAARSLGMSFSQTLRLIVLPQATRTVLPPLSSIFIALTKNSAIAGAFSVTELFGWQTLMSEQGYAIAPVFLWVAIAYLVITFAISGLFRLLERTMEVAR from the coding sequence ATGAACGTACTGCTCGACCATTTCCCGGAGTTCCGCGACGGATTCATAGGAACCGTGTCGATCACCGCCGTCAGCTCGGTCATCGCCCTGGTCCTCGGCATCGTGATCGCCGGCTTCCGGGTCTCCCCCGTCCCCCCGCTGCGCTTCTTCGGCACCGCCTGGGTGACGCTGCTGCGCAACACCCCGCTGACCCTGCTCTTCCTGGTCTTCTTCTTCGTCGTGCCGGAGATCCTCTTCCCGGGCATGAGCCCCTTCGTGCTCGCCTCGCTCGCGCTGGGCTTCTACACCTCCTCGTTCGTCTGCGAGGCCGTCCGCTCCGGCATCTCCACCGTGCCGCTGGGCCAGGCCGAGGCAGCCCGCTCGCTGGGCATGAGCTTCTCGCAGACGCTGCGGCTGATCGTGCTGCCGCAGGCCACCCGGACGGTGCTGCCCCCGCTGAGCTCGATCTTCATCGCGCTGACCAAGAACTCCGCCATCGCCGGCGCCTTCAGCGTCACGGAACTCTTCGGCTGGCAGACGCTGATGAGCGAGCAGGGCTACGCGATCGCCCCGGTCTTCCTCTGGGTCGCCATCGCCTACCTCGTCATCACCTTCGCCATCAGCGGTCTCTTCCGTCTCCTTGAGCGCACCATGGAGGTCGCCCGATGA
- a CDS encoding amino acid ABC transporter permease, whose amino-acid sequence MSASVLFDAPGPKARVRNRIYAVVGTLLILGLLAVSVVRLNDKGHLAPEMWDIFNYSGIRQNIADALLATLKAFGLAAVGSLVLGVVLAVARLSDHKPVRWVATGFIEVFRSLPLLITIYAVWVAFLTDYSMWALALGLSIYNGCVQAEVLRAGVNAVPRGQREAAYALGMSKTQVMTTVLLPQAIRAMLPTIISQLVVTLKDTSLGYMILYPELLYSAQLIASNTLVNGQYPYVSVIVVFGVIYIALCLALSALATWIEKRGRRARTGSAKGPADTPDSTKN is encoded by the coding sequence ATGAGCGCCAGCGTTCTCTTCGACGCCCCCGGCCCCAAGGCCCGCGTCCGCAACCGGATCTACGCCGTCGTCGGCACCCTGCTGATCCTCGGCCTGCTCGCCGTCAGCGTGGTCCGGCTGAACGACAAGGGGCACCTCGCCCCCGAGATGTGGGACATCTTCAACTACTCGGGCATCCGGCAGAACATCGCCGACGCGCTGCTCGCCACGCTGAAGGCCTTCGGCCTCGCGGCCGTCGGCTCGCTCGTCCTCGGCGTGGTGCTCGCCGTCGCCCGGCTCTCCGACCACAAGCCGGTCCGCTGGGTGGCCACCGGCTTCATCGAGGTCTTCCGCTCGCTCCCGCTGCTGATCACCATCTACGCGGTGTGGGTCGCCTTCCTCACCGACTACTCGATGTGGGCGCTGGCGCTCGGCCTGTCGATCTACAACGGCTGCGTCCAGGCCGAGGTGCTGCGCGCCGGCGTCAACGCCGTACCGCGCGGACAGCGCGAGGCCGCGTACGCGCTCGGCATGAGCAAGACCCAGGTGATGACCACCGTCCTGCTGCCGCAGGCGATCCGGGCGATGCTGCCGACGATCATCAGCCAGCTGGTGGTGACCCTCAAGGACACCTCGCTCGGCTACATGATCCTCTACCCCGAGCTGCTCTACTCGGCCCAGCTGATCGCCTCCAACACCCTGGTCAACGGCCAGTACCCGTACGTCTCCGTGATCGTGGTCTTCGGCGTCATCTACATCGCCCTGTGTCTGGCGCTCTCGGCGCTCGCCACCTGGATCGAGAAGCGCGGCCGCCGGGCCAGGACCGGCTCGGCCAAGGGACCCGCCGACACCCCTGACAGCACGAAGAACTGA
- a CDS encoding FAD-dependent monooxygenase, whose product MDPVIIVGAGPVGLALSLALAAQDVPSVVLDESPGKEEPRPARTVVLRADMAALVERLGCTTLRDEGVRWVGWRSLRRKQQTRHVPLDLGLSGDAGAAEGTEGPPAPLHIPQHALARGLRDAIARHELITLVPDSRVDAVEQDAHGVGARTRGPDGTWWRGSHLVGCDGARSTVRKLLGVRFPGRTAVERHAVAALRTELPWAGEALLHRQPPWRGAGEEISARPLPDGVWRIDWLLPPRGDLVTPDALVTRIRDTLAGWCEGTTPPYDLIDTGVHTVHHRLARRWRVDRVFLAGDAAHLLGAVGTQGLDEGLRDVDNLAWKLARAWHHRDTSPALLDSYQSERRAAVAARLRAADQSLPVLRGGGGLRTYLPGGGRGHDALLTDGHLGRGPLGAPPAYPHSPLAPPASEGRIPVGTPDGAPAEDVRVTAPDGTTVRLRDRLGRGRLLVVLVAPGTGVWDRRHWMSAGVMPRLAEAVDALPAPAELLVTEGYPGAPAHAVLLVRPDGHLAAAFAGVRPEELHAAADAVRGGGPAVQESSTDSDRTADVN is encoded by the coding sequence GTGGACCCGGTGATCATCGTGGGCGCGGGGCCCGTCGGCCTCGCGCTCTCCCTCGCCCTGGCCGCCCAGGACGTGCCCAGCGTCGTCCTCGACGAGAGCCCGGGCAAGGAGGAGCCACGCCCCGCCCGCACCGTCGTGCTGCGCGCCGACATGGCCGCCCTGGTGGAACGGCTCGGCTGCACCACCCTCCGTGACGAGGGGGTCCGCTGGGTCGGCTGGCGCTCCCTGCGGCGCAAGCAGCAGACCCGGCACGTCCCGCTCGACCTGGGCCTGTCCGGGGACGCCGGCGCGGCGGAGGGGACCGAGGGCCCGCCCGCGCCCCTGCACATCCCCCAGCACGCCCTCGCCCGCGGCCTGCGCGACGCGATCGCCCGGCACGAGCTGATCACCCTCGTCCCCGACTCGCGGGTCGACGCCGTCGAGCAGGACGCGCACGGCGTCGGCGCCCGCACCCGGGGGCCCGACGGCACCTGGTGGCGGGGCAGCCACCTGGTCGGCTGCGACGGCGCCCGCTCGACCGTGCGCAAGCTGCTGGGAGTGCGCTTCCCCGGCCGGACGGCGGTGGAACGGCACGCGGTCGCCGCGCTGCGCACCGAACTCCCCTGGGCCGGCGAGGCCCTGCTGCACCGTCAGCCACCGTGGCGCGGCGCGGGCGAGGAGATCTCGGCACGGCCGCTGCCCGACGGCGTGTGGCGGATCGACTGGCTGCTGCCGCCGCGCGGCGACCTGGTCACCCCCGACGCGCTCGTGACCCGCATCCGCGACACCCTGGCCGGCTGGTGCGAGGGCACCACCCCGCCGTACGACCTGATCGACACCGGCGTGCACACCGTGCACCACCGGCTGGCCCGGCGCTGGCGGGTGGACCGGGTCTTCCTCGCCGGGGACGCGGCGCACCTGCTGGGCGCGGTCGGCACCCAGGGGCTCGACGAGGGGCTGCGGGACGTCGACAACCTGGCCTGGAAGCTGGCCCGCGCCTGGCACCACCGGGACACCTCGCCCGCCCTGCTCGACAGCTACCAGAGCGAGCGCCGCGCGGCCGTCGCCGCGCGGCTGCGGGCGGCCGACCAGTCGCTGCCGGTGCTGCGCGGCGGCGGGGGCCTGCGGACCTATCTGCCCGGCGGCGGGCGGGGGCACGACGCCCTGCTCACCGACGGGCACCTGGGGCGCGGCCCGCTGGGCGCGCCGCCCGCCTATCCGCACTCGCCGCTGGCACCGCCGGCCTCCGAGGGGCGGATCCCCGTGGGCACGCCGGACGGGGCCCCGGCGGAGGACGTCCGCGTGACGGCCCCGGACGGGACCACCGTGCGGCTGCGGGACCGGCTCGGGCGGGGGCGGCTGCTCGTCGTCCTCGTCGCCCCGGGCACCGGGGTCTGGGACCGGCGGCACTGGATGAGCGCGGGCGTGATGCCGCGGCTCGCGGAGGCGGTGGACGCGCTGCCGGCCCCGGCCGAACTGCTGGTGACGGAGGGCTACCCGGGCGCCCCGGCCCACGCCGTCCTGCTCGTCCGCCCGGACGGGCACCTGGCCGCCGCCTTCGCCGGGGTCCGCCCGGAGGAACTGCACGCCGCGGCGGACGCGGTACGGGGCGGAGGCCCGGCCGTCCAGGAGTCGTCCACGGACAGCGACCGCACAGCGGACGTCAATTGA
- a CDS encoding putative leader peptide produces the protein MRLWRRVHMDLVRYAGCMCRPSC, from the coding sequence GTGCGCCTGTGGCGGAGGGTCCATATGGACCTGGTCCGCTACGCGGGCTGCATGTGTCGCCCGTCCTGCTGA
- a CDS encoding cysteine dioxygenase: protein MSQTQHAPTPVSGSRSGPPPGSPTAADLLDFVRRTAADTALIASLPLDPEGRTWVRLDGPGGSEAWLIGWPPGTGTGWHDHAESLGAFATARGTLKEHSLAVRLPAGGWKNLELADGVDRRRELPAGQGRAFGRHHVHEVLNESGTEHAISVHAYYPPLPLIRRFSRSGAVLRLEQVERPEDWQ, encoded by the coding sequence GTGTCCCAGACACAGCACGCCCCCACGCCCGTTTCCGGATCCCGGTCGGGCCCGCCTCCGGGCTCCCCCACCGCGGCCGATCTGCTGGACTTCGTCCGGCGCACGGCCGCCGACACCGCACTGATCGCCTCGCTGCCCCTCGACCCGGAGGGCCGCACCTGGGTGCGGCTGGACGGCCCCGGCGGGAGCGAGGCCTGGCTCATCGGCTGGCCGCCCGGCACGGGTACCGGCTGGCACGACCACGCCGAGTCGCTGGGCGCCTTCGCCACCGCGCGCGGGACCCTGAAGGAGCACTCGCTCGCGGTACGGCTGCCGGCCGGCGGCTGGAAGAACCTGGAGCTGGCCGACGGGGTGGACCGCCGCCGCGAGCTCCCGGCCGGCCAGGGCCGCGCCTTCGGCCGGCACCACGTGCACGAGGTCCTCAACGAGTCCGGCACCGAGCACGCGATCTCGGTGCACGCCTACTATCCGCCGCTTCCCCTGATCCGGCGCTTCAGCCGGTCGGGCGCGGTGCTCCGTCTCGAGCAGGTCGAACGTCCGGAGGACTGGCAGTGA
- a CDS encoding rhodanese-like domain-containing protein — MSEGTADGRVGIDELLERVRAGLDRVDARTAYEAYEAGDALLVDTRYAALRERDGLIPGALIVERNELEWRLDPLGSHRAPQAYSHDLRVVVFCNEGYASSLAAASLRQLGLHRATDVIGGFQAWKAAGLPVLLPATGSGRRH; from the coding sequence GTGAGCGAGGGGACGGCCGACGGCCGCGTCGGCATCGACGAACTCCTGGAGCGCGTACGGGCGGGCCTCGACCGCGTCGACGCCCGGACCGCCTACGAGGCGTACGAGGCGGGTGACGCGCTCCTGGTCGACACCCGCTACGCGGCGCTGCGCGAACGGGACGGCCTGATCCCGGGCGCGCTGATCGTGGAGCGCAACGAACTGGAATGGCGGCTCGACCCCCTGGGCAGCCACCGCGCGCCCCAGGCGTACAGCCACGACCTGCGGGTCGTGGTCTTCTGCAACGAGGGCTACGCCTCGTCCCTGGCCGCCGCGTCCCTGCGGCAGCTGGGCCTGCACCGCGCGACGGACGTCATCGGCGGCTTCCAGGCCTGGAAGGCGGCGGGCCTCCCGGTCCTGCTGCCGGCGACGGGATCGGGCCGACGCCACTGA